The following proteins come from a genomic window of Desulfuromonadales bacterium:
- a CDS encoding cytochrome c biogenesis protein ResB encodes MNRSMLLDKTWKLLCSLKLAIVLASAATLLIMGGSLLIPFNPRIFGHMDAVALGDWLRTAGVARPALTWWVFAAGVLMLLLGINTLCCFIDWARNLRARWRKSGEYMIHLGFVLVLAAYVWGSLAGFRSEGNRIFVGEVREIAALPGYNLRLDAFEPQLGASGRPVDMLSTVTLLRGGEVLSQGVVKTNTPLTRGGLIVVPSSFGRQPAGFNFFLSGRGAVSLAVGSHIELGSGRLLRVIDFYADAARRSDGQAVYRGDELGNPAIRLELLQPDREPWRGWYFLRGEIPYPLVEAGVRLWPTEPLYRVFSVLTVNYDPGAPLAMVGGVAMLAGVLLAAGSFYYKRGRGDRPEVV; translated from the coding sequence ATGAACCGCTCGATGTTGCTCGACAAGACCTGGAAGCTGCTCTGCTCGCTGAAGCTGGCGATCGTCCTCGCCTCGGCGGCCACCCTGTTGATCATGGGGGGCTCGCTGCTCATCCCTTTCAACCCCCGGATCTTCGGCCATATGGACGCAGTAGCTCTCGGCGACTGGCTGCGTACCGCCGGAGTGGCCCGGCCGGCTCTCACCTGGTGGGTCTTTGCCGCCGGCGTGCTGATGCTGCTGCTCGGCATCAACACTCTCTGCTGCTTCATCGACTGGGCCCGCAACCTGCGCGCCCGCTGGCGCAAGAGCGGCGAGTATATGATCCACCTCGGTTTCGTTCTGGTGCTGGCAGCGTACGTCTGGGGAAGTCTGGCGGGATTTCGCAGCGAGGGGAATCGGATCTTCGTGGGCGAGGTTCGTGAAATTGCGGCGTTGCCGGGCTACAACCTGCGGCTGGACGCCTTCGAGCCGCAGCTTGGCGCGAGCGGCCGCCCCGTCGACATGCTCAGCACCGTCACCCTGTTGCGGGGCGGCGAGGTGTTGTCGCAGGGAGTGGTGAAGACCAACACCCCGCTCACCCGGGGCGGGTTGATTGTCGTGCCGTCTTCTTTCGGCCGCCAGCCGGCCGGCTTCAATTTCTTTCTTTCCGGGCGCGGTGCCGTCTCCCTGGCGGTCGGCAGCCATATCGAACTCGGCAGCGGCCGCCTGCTGCGGGTTATCGACTTCTACGCCGACGCCGCCCGGCGAAGCGATGGCCAGGCCGTCTACCGGGGGGACGAACTCGGCAACCCGGCGATCCGGCTCGAACTGCTCCAGCCCGACCGGGAGCCCTGGCGGGGCTGGTATTTTCTGCGCGGCGAGATCCCCTACCCCCTGGTCGAGGCCGGGGTGCGACTGTGGCCGACCGAACCGCTCTACCGCGTCTTCAGCGTGCTCACCGTCAACTACGATCCCGGCGCACCCCTGGCGATGGTCGGGGGCGTGGCCATGCTGGCCGGGGTTCTGCTTGCCGCGGGCTCTTTCTACTACAAGCGCGGCCGGGGTGACCGGCCCGAGGTGGTCTGA